AGGCGACGGATGTGGACTTGCGGGATGAATCAGGAGATGTGGAGCAACGAAGGAGGCCGTTAAGAAGGACGAGTACGGATGTATCTGTTGTGCAAAACCCTGTAAGTGGTCTTTCTTGTCGGATATCGAGATAGACGCTCATTTGCAATTCAACAGGAAATACGACTGCTTGTTTCTCTCGCTAAATTTAATCAAATGCAAGGAACTTCGATCAAGGCAACATGTAGGGAAGTCGGCAAAGTTCTCGACGTGGATATGGCCAAGCAGCAGGATCTCTTGCTGCAGGTGGTCGAAGGCATGGATACTCAGGCCTTCAAAGCCTATATCAATCTCCGAGCCGAGCCGCTGAGCAAGATTATCGGAGAAGCATTGTTACATGACACAGACTGGATGAACGCGGGCAAGCCAACAGGTCGGTAACCTTCTTATCTGTAATTGCCTAAAGATCTCCGGTCAATTGACAATACAATTCTCAGAAATCCGGCCTTATGTGCACAAGATTATACTTCTATTAGTTGAAGCACATGCGCAAACAGGAGATATTGCACCAGCCCTGGTGCCTAGAGTTATTCAAGCTTTGATTGAAGGCGTCACAAATGTTGCGTTGAGTTATTTCCAACAAATCAAGAAGTATGGGCCAGGAGGAATGCTTACTGTGAGTGGCGCTCACACTTCTCATTTGTCATGTCAATATGAAGTAGCTGATTTAGGTACCAAATCACGAATACAGGCAACCGTCGAGATTGAATACTTCCACTCTGTCGTCAGTCTATACGTTTCCTCGCAAGCGAGTGACAACTTTAGCCAAATCTATGACACTATCGGATCTGTATACGGCCGACAACAAAGTCCGGAAGAACTGAGCAAGGAGATGGACGGGTTGCGAAAGTTGTTATCAGCGACAAGGAAGGCGACAGGGATGGAGACCCTTTGCTTAAGAGCGCCAAAAGACTAGGTGACGCTCATATTACGGAATTACCGAGATCGGATGGCTGTTAGCTGGCGGACTTCCGCGATTAGAATGCAATTAGAACGTGGTTGTAATAAAATCGGGTTGTTATCCACAACCGTCTTGTAAACGTAAGCGAGTTCGGCAACGTTGATAAAGACGCGACCGGCTATTGAATTAGGATTACCGCGATTAAGTGCGCGTATACGCCACCCGCGCTGCTGCCACTTATCGCGTCTGCTGGTCTGTTATGCTTCTGTAGATATAACAACGTAGCGGATGCCAGCTGTTCTTTCATTAGTCTTTATACTATCCTATTCAACCCAAAGACATATATAAAGCTACTAACATGCGCTCCTCTTCCGTTCTCGCACTTTCCTGGACAACCCCTCATTCATACAGGCGAACACtcgctcttctcccaaTTAGACAACAACGAAACACAACCATCATGCGAGCTATGTCGAACATCATCGGCGGAGCTGAGACCAAGGTCACATCTGACTCTCGTCCCCTTTCAACCCGTGCCCACGCAGTCCTTTCTGCCCTCAACATTCCTGTCGATAACACTGCCCCTATTCCCGGTGTCTTCGACGGTCAGTGGAAGGGGTCTGGTGAAGAGCTCGTTTCTAAGTGTCCTGCCACCGGTGAGATCCTAGCTAGGGTTAGGGGTGTGAGTCAACGTATCTTAAAATATCTTTTCCAAAGCTGAGCCGATTGGTTTTTATAGGCCAGCGTCGAGGAAACTCAAGCAGCCATTGCCAAGTCAAAGGAGGCTTACCGGATTATCCGCTCCATGCCTGCTCCCAAGCGAGGAGAGGTCGTCCGTCAAATTAGGGAAGCTCTTGAAGCCAAGGTGTCGGAGCTTGGTGACCTCGTCAgtttggaaatgggaaagatCAAGAGTGAAGGCAAGGGTGAAGTTCAGGAGTTCATTGATGTTGTAAGTCTAGCTGGAAACTCCGTATTAGTACAGGCGGCTAAACATCTGACAGTGTGACTTTGCTACTGGGCTGTCAAGGACTATGACAGGTCGAGTTCTCCCGAGTGAACGTCTTGAGCATGTTATCTACGAAAGTAAGCTTCAAAATGCCAGCGGGAGTATGAACATGTTGACTAAACCTTACAGTCCCTAACCCTCTGGGTGTTGTCGGTATCCTCTCTGCCTTCAACTTCCCTGTAAGTTGATCAATTTCCCTGTCCCTCAACTTGTAATCAAGCTGACAGTTTACTTTAGGTAGCCGTCTACGTAAGTCCAATGGTCAAAAAAGCCGTTTGCATAAACTAATATGTTCGCCgtttttgctcttccttAATGTAGGGCTGGTGAGTTGATACTTCGTTCAACCGAAAGCTCCTGGCTGAAAGGTATCACAGGAACCTCACTGTCGCTCTTGCTACTGGTAATTCCACCATTTGGAAGCCCGCACCTTCAACCCCTTTGACCGCAATCGCTGTCGCTCGTCTCATTCAGCCTGTCCTCGAGAAAAACGGCCTTCCTGGAGCGACCGCTGCCCTCGTCTGCGGAGGTGTCGACGTTGGAAAGACTATTGTGGGTAGTGAGAATATTCCTTTGGGTAAGTTTGCCTCTGCGACTATTTATAATTGGTCCATTTCTGATATACGTTCTTGTAGTGAGCTTCACAGGAAGTGAGAAGGTCGGCAAGGAGGTCGGTAAGACCGTAAGCGATCGATTCGGCAAGGTAAGTTCTTCATTCAAATATTATCGGATTGGGATTGACACGTCCGTCATAGACCATCCTTGAACTCGGTGGTAACAACGCCGTCATTGTCGACAAGGATGCCGatcttcctctcgcccTTCAAAGCGTTCTCTTCGCTGCGGTAGGTACCGCTGGTCAGCGATGCACCTCTACTCGTCGTCTCCTCCTACACAAGTCTATTGCGAAAGAGTTTCTTTCTAAGCTTCTCCCAGTCTACGATGCCCAAGCACCCAGCCCTCATTTGATGGTGGGTGACCCTCTCCAGACGTCTACCCTCATCGGTCCTCTTCACAACGATGCGGCCGTGAAGAAGTACGAGGAAACGCTTCAGACTGTGACATCCCGCGGTGGTGAGATCCTTACACAGCGATCAGGTCGAATTGATGGTATGAACAAAGAGGTCGAGGGCGGTAACTGGGTTTGGCCTACTGTCGTCCGACCTAGGAAGGATGACCCCtgctggaaggaagaagtctTCGCCCCCATCCTCTACGTAACCGAATTCGAGACCCTTGAAGAGGCCATCGAAATTAACAACTCTGTGCCCCAAGGCCTTTCAAGTGCCCTATTCACTAGTGACCTCAAGTCTCTCGGCAAGTGGCTCGGTTCCGAAGGTTCTGACTGCGGTATCGTAAATGTCAATGTTGGTACCAGCGGTGCGGAAATCGGTGCTGGATTTGGTGGTAACAAGTCTACTGGTTGGGGACGAGAGTCTGGCGGTGACGCTTGGAAGCAATACGTGAGGTGGTCTGCTGCTACTGTCAACTATTCTAGCAAAGTCGCTCTTGCGCAAGGAGTTAGTTTTGGGATTGGCGCATAAGAAGCTTTCGGCCCCTGGAGATGTAGAAAGAACGTAGCCATTGTATTGTTTCAAAATTTCATGCATGTCATCATTTAGGATATTACAACTCACGTCCCCGGAGGTATGCTACGAATATGAATATTCTGCTCATTGAGCGATTTCCCAACCCAACCTCTTGCCAGTCCAGAAAGGCATCACCTCGACACCGTCACCCCTGAATGTTCCCTTAACGAAaccttcattctccttcgtcctcctcaacGTCAACTCCTGTCCCTTCTTGGCAGGCTCCCCATAGAACTTCCTTCCATGTCCACTAACAAACCCCTCGAGCTTATCCAAAGCGCCGAAACTTTCCAAAAGGGTCGCAACTAGAGGGATTAAGATGGGGCTGGTGTACACACCGGCAGCACAAGCGCTTACAGCACCCTCATCAGTTAAAGCAGGGGCCTTGCTGGACAAGGGGTGCGGAGCACTGTCACTGCCCAAGAAGAACTTCTCGTTCCCACTCTTGATGGCGTCTTGAAGAGCCTTTCTATCCTTGGGCTCCTTGGCAAGAGGCTTGCAGAAGTGATGTGGTTGAGGGGCAACCTCGTCGATAGTAAGATAGAGGTGGTGAGCTGTGATGGTGCAGGCGACgttggaaggaagggaagcgACAGCCTCGACCGCAGCAGAGGTGGTAGCATGCTCAAGAACGATACGGAGCTTGGGGAAAGCGGTGGCGAGTTCGCGGAGGTGCTCGAGGAAGTGAACCTCAGCGTTAAGGATTGAGATGTTCTGTCCTCCTTATAAGCTAATGTACATCGTATTCTCCAGATTGAGTGGTCCTCACCTTGTCAGCGTCACTGGGGACTTCTCCGTGCAAGTTCAAGACCatgccttcctcctccataGCCTTGAATACGGGGTAGTAGACCTCGTAATCTTCGATGCCTGAACTGGAGTTGGTAGTGACTCCTCGAGGGTAGGACTTGACACCTGCATGGTAGAAAAAGATATAAGTACATCTGTTCGAGTGACCATACGCCTCGCACCCACCCTACGCCGTCGGCTGCCACTACAACATGAGGACTGACCTTTGATGCCCGCTTTGGCAGCTTTACGAATCTCAGCAGGAGTTACATCGGGATGCAAGTAAAGGGTCATGAGCCACTGAACAGAGGgatcaatcttctcaaggTCGGCCTTGTAGGACACCACAGCATCGGTGGAAGTAAGAGGTGGGACGAGGTTGGGCTGTTACAGATTACTATGAGCTGCTGCATCTTTATGTGTAACAAACCTCTTACCATTACATACGCGGTGCGAACACCGCCCTTGGCGACTTGTGGAGTGACGAGCTCGCacatctttccttgtctCACATGGACATGGAAgctgaaaagaaagaattgGTGGTGTACGATACGGGACAAAGCGTTACTTACTCagcaggagaggaaaggacgATTTCTTGTGGCATTATTACGATATATATCAAtgtttgagaaggaaaagggcaTTCAAGAGACGACCAAGAGATGTTTTTAAGAAGACCGAAAGTCAAACAGCAGAACGGcggcaagaagataaaAATCTCGGTAAttaaaaaataaaaataaaaataaataaataataataataataataataatagaAGTCTATCTCCCCTGTTGTATCCATGTTACCAATGTAAGAACAATATATGGAGTCTACTTCAGCCCTGTCAAGACATACCAGCTTAACTCCAAGTCCTTTCCGTGTTCCCTCGCCACCGCCAAGCCCTCATGATCAgtcctcctctccctacCTCCCAGTCGATGCCTCCAACAGGCTCAATTTTCCTACCGtgtttctttttgtccCACATATCTGGGCTCTCTCCAAGTTCGGTCTCAATATGATAtctctccccttccaaTATGCTTTTTACCACATCCTTGGCGCTTCCTACACAGCCTTCTAGGAGTGGAATTCCAGGATATACGTACGATCCCGCCAAGTATATCAAGGCGTTCAGAGagtgagattgaagaaggggtagTGTCTCATGAGGATTTGATATAGCGAGTGCGCTATCAGAAGCAACGTAAATTATACGTTTAGCTATGAATCCGAGGGATGCTCACCGCTCCAGTTTGGACACGCTGAGGACCCGTTTAGAGCCTATGCTTATCAGCGGATTCGTGGTTTGCAAAACAGGCAGACCATCAGAGCTCTTCTGGTAGATGATCTGGGTAGCCATAGCGTAGGTGCTGTCCGATGCGGGCTTGAAATAAGGCGATGATGGGAAAGAATGTATTTCAGGCAACGAACAAGGTTCCAAAGGAAAATAGAGATTTATGTCTCTCCGATCAGcgagtggaggaagaattgaAGTGTCTGTATGATTGACGACGATGGTTTCCTAACACAGTCAGGTTATATCTTGTTCAACAATAGTAGTACTTACCCTATACTTGACAGTCTGCAACCCCTGGAccatcttcccaatccttctcctttccttttcttccccccAATGTTTGAGGCTTTTATCCAGATTTCGCAGAAGTCGCCCTGACACGCTTGCTTGAGTAGCCAATACAACCTTCTCTACTCTAAGAGTCTCCTCTGCTGTAGTTTCTAAGCCTTCTGCGGGTCTCAGCTTAATCCTTACCCCCCCTCCCAAAGCATATTCTAACCCAACAACTTCCGTCTTCAGACGTACATAGTCTGGCCCTTGGTCCTTTACTGGTGCCGCCAATAGTCTTGCGACATCCGCTGATGAGAAGCCATCTGCCAAGTGATAATGAGAAGTGCCCAAAGTAGTATGCACATATTCGAGTAGCAGACGAACAGGCATGGCCCAGACATCAGCTGCCGTCATCGTACCCACGGCTGAAAAGAGCGGTAAGACAATGGTTCCCATGAAATCCTCGAAGACATTTCCCAGCGGCGTCCATGGATATAACCCTATAACCGGTATTCTAATTGGGTGGCtcaagaaagaggagaggttGATCGTGAATTCTCGAACTGTTAGTGTCGTGGACGAAAGAgacggaggaagaaagtCATGCCAAGCTGCGAAAGACAAGGCAATCAAGAGGAGGTAACAGAGCGCAATCCCGAATAATTTCATCAAGGCTCTGGTAAGCCTGAAAGGACCGGTAAAAGCCTCTGACGGTAGAGAAGGCATTGAGGCACCAGAGGCCCCGGAATGGATGAAATATGTTGattgagaggatgaaaaagagaaggtgTATTTCACGGGGACGACAGGCAGACCGAGATGGGTATACAGAGACAAAAGTTTGGGATAATAGCCTTTTAAGTGGTTTATTCAGTACCATAGATATTTATTTCTCGAGACTAAATTAAATACCTCCTTGAAATCCACGCATAGGGACATCGATGATCCACTTTCGTCCCCGTGATTCGCCTCTCGTTGTTTCCGTCGAGGCCTGGTCCATTTCTATTGACTCAGAATAGAAGCCAAGGCTAGATGACTAAGTCAAGTTAGCTGTTGATCTTAGCCAAGATATTGGTGGTAATATTTACTCGCTCTATTAACCAGACTTCAAATCCGTGCTGACGAAGTAGGTATGCTGTCGTCAGGCCAGCTAAACCCGACCCAATTACTGCCACTTTCATTGGTATCGCTGGTAAAATGAGATAACAAGATAGATAGACAAGTAGGTGAGGTGCTTTTTATGGTCGCTTGAGACCTTGCTGAAGGTTTGTAAACAGAGTTAGCAACTGTGCCTCATGCCGACGTGAGGCCGTCACAGGGATGttttgaaaaagaaatagGAAAACGAGACACTGTGTCCCTTTGCCTAGCGAAGGAAGTATTTGGGTATGATGGTTGTGGAGAAGGCGTGTAGGATGAAAACAGGATAAGGCGTCGATAATCGGAAGAAATGTCTACTCAATTGATGACAAGCTCAGCTGGTGTGCCTCCCGCCAATCGTTCGAGAATGGTTTCAGTTGAAAATTCTTGCCAAGCTtccagcatcatcattttctctCAGATAACGTCCGTAGATCTATtacctcatcatcatcatttcgATCAACAGGTGGCCGACAGAAAAGCACCATAAATATTAAAAAATATGAATCAAGCACTACAAAATTAGTCAGTTTAGAGTTAAGTGATGGGTTTTGAGGCCCTTGAAGCAAGCACAGATGTCAAGTAGGGGACATGCGGCATTTATGGATGGTGATTGCAAATGCTGGTTGAAGAGGGATTTAGGTACGACTAGATGCAACTCCATGGGATTTCCATTCACACTTCGCCATGGGGTTGACTGGAACCAGAGGTACGCCCTATTCTTTTATGCCAGCGTGAACTGGACCGGTATAATCGGGGAACGCCTCTAACACACATGAAGGCACACCAAACCCGGGTTAGCGATATCCCTCATCCCAGAGAATCTCGGGCACTTATCCCATAGACCCACTGGTGAGAATTTGATCGACCCAAAGGTTTCTAGTAAGCATGACCTTTACGCTCTCCATCATGAAGACGACATTCGTCAAGAAATCAGCATCATCGGGCCTTCTACTCTCGGCTTCGACACCAGTACGCATTGTTGCAGAGACACAGAGGACCGATCTCTTTACGAGGTATAAGCCCTAGAGGTCGAGTTCATGCACATGGGCAAATATTGCAGAGAGGCGAGTGGCCTAATTCAACAGCTTTTGCTCA
This DNA window, taken from Cryptococcus deuterogattii R265 chromosome 3, complete sequence, encodes the following:
- a CDS encoding dihydroorotase homodimeric type, encoding MPQEIVLSSPADFHVHVRQGKMCELVTPQVAKGGVRTAYVMPNLVPPLTSTDAVVSYKADLEKIDPSVQWLMTLYLHPDVTPAEIRKAAKAGIKGVKSYPRGVTTNSSSGIEDYEVYYPVFKAMEEEGMVLNLHGEVPSDADKNISILNAEVHFLEHLRELATAFPKLRIVLEHATTSAAVEAVASLPSNVACTITAHHLYLTIDEVAPQPHHFCKPLAKEPKDRKALQDAIKSGNEKFFLGSDSAPHPLSSKAPALTDEGAVSACAAGVYTSPILIPLVATLLESFGALDKLEGFVSGHGRKFYGEPAKKGQELTLRRTKENEGFVKGTFRGDGVEVMPFWTGKRLGWEIAQ
- a CDS encoding aldehyde dehydrogenase family 7 member A1 gives rise to the protein MRAMSNIIGGAETKVTSDSRPLSTRAHAVLSALNIPVDNTAPIPGVFDGQWKGSGEELVSKCPATGEILARVRGASVEETQAAIAKSKEAYRIIRSMPAPKRGEVVRQIREALEAKVSELGDLVSLEMGKIKSEGKGEVQEFIDVCDFATGLSRTMTGRVLPSERLEHVIYEIPNPLGVVGILSAFNFPVAVYGWNLTVALATGNSTIWKPAPSTPLTAIAVARLIQPVLEKNGLPGATAALVCGGVDVGKTIVGSENIPLVSFTGSEKVGKEVGKTVSDRFGKTILELGGNNAVIVDKDADLPLALQSVLFAAVGTAGQRCTSTRRLLLHKSIAKEFLSKLLPVYDAQAPSPHLMVGDPLQTSTLIGPLHNDAAVKKYEETLQTVTSRGGEILTQRSGRIDGMNKEVEGGNWVWPTVVRPRKDDPCWKEEVFAPILYVTEFETLEEAIEINNSVPQGLSSALFTSDLKSLGKWLGSEGSDCGIVNVNVGTSGAEIGAGFGGNKSTGWGRESGGDAWKQYVRWSAATVNYSSKVALAQGVSFGIGA